The genomic region GCAAATATTCTTGTCTCAGGGTGTCTGCACAGGTATAGGCTTAGCCTTACTATTCATGCCTGCTGTGACTGTTGTTGGTTCTTAtttcaaagccaagaaggcatTTGCTCTGGCGTTGGCTGCTACGGGCACTGGGCTGGGTTCCATCATTTTCCCTGCCACACTCCAATATCTCATCCCACAAATCGGTTTCCCATGGGCTGTCCGCTGTGCTGGTTTTGTCGCTCTCGTCTTGATAGTTGCCGCAAATCTCATACTAAAGCCGTACCTCGCTCCGAGAAAATCAGGGCCCCTGATAGAATGGGAAGCCTTCAGGGAACTCCCCTATTTATTGTTCGTGCTGGGCGCGTTTCTGAACTTTTATGCATTATACTTTGGTTTCTTTTATGTAAGTGACTCCTTTTTAAGACCAGCCGTACTGCGATTTTGTCGCTAACAGTAAACAGATCAATGTTTATGCTCGCAACGTAATTGGGTTTACAGCAGTTGAAGCTGTCAGCTTGCTACTGATTGTGAACGCAATGAGTATTCCTGCACGGCCTATAATGGGTTACCTGGCTGACAATATCCTGGGACCGATAAACGCATTCCTTATTGGGATGACTGCACTCAGCGTCATGGTGTACTGCTGGATTGGCGTCAAGTCCGTCGCCGGCATGTACGCTTTCTGCGTCTTCTTTGGGTTCGTGAACGGCGCGTGTCAGGGAACATTCGTTGGTGCTAATGCGAGCTTGACCAAAGGTAAGAGACCCTCCGACTTTTGCCTTGTTGTCCTCTTGTATATGACTGACCAAGTAATAAAGATCCCCGCAAGATGGGTACTCGCTTCGGTATGGTTCAGACGATTTCTGCATTTGCCAGTTTGGCCGGACCACCGACTGCTGGTGCCATCCTGGATAAATCGAATGGCAATTTTGTATATGCACAGATTTGGGGTGGTACTGTGTTTTTGTTTGGTGCTCTCATGATTGCTTCATCTAGAGTTGCGTCAACCGGATTTGTTTtgatgaaaaagaaataaagagGCAAAAAGATTAGGCATGTACAGGGATACAACAATTCGGTACTTATGATTGAGTAAGGAGGCATGGGCTTTTGAGTAAGGCAACAAGTAAATGGTAATGTTTAAATTGAATGTAATGCATCAGAGGCCTTTTCATATCCTGTGTAAGTGATGAAGAGTCGTGATGACTAGGCGAGCAATCTGGCTCCCGTCTTGCCATACAAAATCGTGCTCGCCTCTGAGGTGCTTATTAACTTCCACTTTGAGTCCCTGCTCTGTTAGCAGAGATGCCATATTATCAATCTCCGGCTCATCAATAAGTGTATCCTCAGCAGACCATGCAAGCATTGCTAATTTCCCACTTGCCCAGTTGTCTTTGAAGCTTGATCCAAACCGAGCTGGTGAGGCTTTCTCCCAGGCAGACTTATCGTCACCAAATGCGGCTTCGATAAAGCCAGCATACCCGCCGTTGTGCCTGTCGTTGAGCCCAACAAGATCGAATATACCTGATACTCCAACAATGGCAATGGGCAAGGGTCCCTTGGGGTGAGAGGCGAGAATGTCCCCACTCATGAGAAGTTGGAACGCGAGTGTTGCACCGGCAGAGTGACCGACCAGGATGTAGTTGTTTGACAGCTCGTACTTGCCTTGTAGATAGTTCAAAGCTGACCAGATATCTTCTAAATGATCTGGGTGTTTTACAGTGGCAGACTCTTGGGGGAAGTCTGGATGAGGTGATAGCCGGTAGTCGATACTGACAAAGCCAGCAATATCCAGTATCGCGACTGCACCCGAGATGACAATGCGCTTGATAGACTCGGTGAAATCGTTCTCATCGTTACGAGGATCACGCCAGGCACCTCCATGGATGAAGCTGAAAGCTGTTAGTGAAACCGGAGAAATAGTAGATCGATGGGAAACCCTCACACCACCCAATAACCAGTTGTTTGGGCCGGACGATCAGCAAACCGCCATACGCCTAGTTTCTGACGGTTATGTTTCCCGTATTGGTGAGACGCATAAGTGAGCCCCAGAGATTTGTCTTCGGCAATATCGGCCATCTTGTTTCGCTTTATGGGTGACTATCGACGCTATGACCCGAAAGGAAATGTTGATCACAGGGTTGTTCGCGGAGGTCAGTGAAGGATTGGGTATTAGATGCGAGAAACTCAGATCGGAGGCGTTAGTTCTTTTGGCCGTTTCTTATAGCAGAAGCTTCTTAAATTGGGGGCGGGTGTTGTTCCCAGTTCTAGACATCGGCATTCCTTAGACCAAGATGAGGGGGTCTTGGGCTGTCGGAACTTTCAAACCCCGGTATCGGCCAATCGGATGAAAATTCCAACTTATCGGGTTGGACACTTATATCTGGCGTTCCAATAAGATCTGCAGAATCGTACAAGTCACTTTCTGGCACGATCCGAATAAGGACTTGGTAGAGAGAATCTCGAATATAAATGTGAACTAGATATCAATAGCATAGAGCAAAGTCCACTGATTCTGGATATTTAATAGGGGTAATACTTAGACATTTACGAAAACAGAAGGAACTCTCAGGTCACCCTGCACAACATGTTGCAAGTATTTCTCTAATTTAGCAATTGCAGTTGGCAGGTGCATTGCTTTTTGCGGAACGGGACGGGAAGAAGCACGTTCAAAGAGACATAGTAACATGGAACCACGGATGAACGCCTTCCGATGTAACCGTCTTGCCGTCCTCCTATCAGACAATTTTATCATCTAAAGGTACTGACTTTATCTACCTTTAAGACATCTCATGTTCTACATCAATCTATAAATCTTCTATCGCTGAATCCCCTGAGATGATTAGACGAATAGCCGCAATAAGCTACCATGCCAGGATCACACACACAAATCGGAATCATCGGGAGATAAACCGCTAGCGAAGCTGATGACCGACAGGCATTTTTGGCCTTTTGCTCTGGCATGGTCACACCAAAAACCCGTCAAAACTGAAGATGTACAGGGGCATGGGTTCTCACGACAGGGGCTGCACGTGTCTGGTTTGGGAAACTGACCATGCTGTGCCTGTGAGATGGATCACGGACGGAAATGCCTTGACACACCCAGCAAATTGCTCTCGAATCACCACTGTTTCACTCCCACTATGCCAACCCTCGCGTGTCGCCTACTGATATTCATGAACTTCATGCTAGTTACGTATCGACAAGGGACTCACAGGCTACAGCTGATAGGCATGCTGGAAGCGAACTGGGCTGATGAACGCCAGGCCCCTGTGCTTCAACGTCTCCCCACTTCCCAATGGTGATCTCAAAAGTCCAATTCAAAAGCGACTAATGCATCTATGAGCGGACTCAGCCCAGAGGAAATTAAGAAGAGACGCCGTATTCAGTGCCAGGCCTCATAGGTGGCTTACTGCGAGTTGTAATGACCGATTCTTCGCAGACAAGGATGCAGTCTTTGGTTGCCCCAAATGTCAGGTTTTGACAGGGATTTAGAACTAGTCTAGACTTTCCTGCGAGCTGATACTGAAACGATGGCTGAACCAAAACCGGAATTCCGCAGTGAAGTGCGGATCATCAGAACGTCCTACCATAGCTTCGGGTTCGCACTATCGGGAGAGCATCTTGGGAGAGTCTAGCGACTGATTTTTATCGTGGAGAAGACCGAAGATCTTTCTATTCTCACTATCTTTGATCAAAGTTAACCCTCGGAGCCTCAACTAAATTGGCTAACAGGGAGACTTGAGACCTCACAACCTGAGCTGTTTGCTTGTCGTATGATTGCGCATGCTAGCATGTCTCTGTTCACCTCCTTGCTTGGGACTGTTCATGATGTGCATTTGATTTGGTCAAGTTACCAAAAACTCTATTAAGTCCTAACTGTAAGTATTCCCAACCCCGATGTTTGGCGTTCAACTAGGGAAAGATAGTTGCCGCTGGCTTCGGAACGCTAAACAGGGCACTTGGTTCAAACAATACGCTTGTTTTCTTCCCAAACCtaaccatctccaacatctgCGCTACGTACCATCGTGGTGACTCAAGGTTTGCTTCTTGGTATGCAAAGCTTGACTGTGTCATCCAGTACAAGCTTGCTCAATATGATGTTACTGCTTATCATGCGCGGATTGACGCCATCGCCTCGACAAACAACCTGGTCTGGCGAAGcctcaccagccttgccTGCAATTAGGCTGGACCAAACAGGACTTTGACAGATGCACTGTTCCCTCCATGGCCTATTGCAGAATTTCCATGGACTCGCGGATGCAACATCGCCTCCCGCTAGCTAGTGGCTTGAAGAATTCGGCTAGAAACATGCCTCAAAATGGTCTTCAAGACGGTAAGATGCAAGGGTGCTTTGAAGACATCAGATTCAcaccctctctctcttctcggTCAGTGGCAGGTCTGGTACCTTGCATCCGGCGTATCACACCCATGCTCTACATACATCAACTTCAATTTgacccccccccccccaatCGCCAGCTATGAGTTGGAGACCCTTGCCCTGCATTTGATCAGATCCGCCGGGTCGGTTGGTGCAATCCTAGCATGTGTGATTCACTCGCAGCTGTGAGATATATCTCATAGTGAGCCCCCCCTTGCGTCCTTCCCATTAATTCTGTTTTGTGAATTTATTTGATTTCTTTCCACTTTGAGCTTTTTCTTTTGATTCTCCCACGGCTTTTGAGGACTGGGCCATGCTCGAGCTCGAAAAGTTGTTCGTGACGCTACAGCGCCATGGCCACTAATAAAGATATTGACCTTCATGAAGAGAACGGGTCTGTTTTGGTCGCAACAGCGATCACTCTGTTGACACTAAGCTGGTTCTCTGTCGGGCTGCGCACCTATACAAGGGCTGTCTTGATGAAAAGTTTGCAGCTCGATGACTGGCTTATGCTCGTTGCTCAGGTAAATTCCTCGTTACATTACATAGGACAACACTCACCAAGAGATAGATCATCTTCACGATATCATGTGCCTTCATCCTTGAAGGTGTTCAGCAGGGAATCGGAAAGCACAATGACGCCATCAAACCCGATGAGGCTAAAGTTCAAGCCCTTATGGTAggcatcctcttctccatcgaCACCCAGTCTTGGTCAGATATTTACTCCATTATAGTGGCAGGCTTTGGCAACAGCGACCTATATTTTGGACATGATGTTCATAAAACTCAGCATTGGTGTCTTCTTGCTCCGTTTATGTGTCAAACGGGTCTACGTCTGGATTATCTGGATCAGTCTAGCTATTATCAGCGTCTGGAGTATAGTTCTCTTTTTCTGGAACTTATTCCAGTGCAAACCAGTCGAAATGCAGTGGGACTTCAGGATCAAAGACGGTACTTGTGTGAGTGCAGACCAGATCGTCTCAGCGGCCTATGCCATAAGTGTTATGACAGTCGTTTCTGACTGGCTCTACGTAAGTGAAACACTTGTCTCATCTGCTAAGCTGCTGCACAATACTGAACGCTCTATAGGCCCTTCTACCAATCCCAATGCTGTGGTCGGTCAAGATGACCAAGCAAGCAAAGGCAACTGTTATTGCAATTTTGGGGCTAGGTATATTGTGAGTTGGCTCTCCTCGTTGTTCAGAACCTCGTCTCACATACCATCAAGTGCCAGTGTCGCGACCCTTGTACGCCTACGATTCCTTGCGGATCTTACTGATACGGAAGATATTCTATGTGAGTAGCGCCCGGATATGTAGTCTTCGCCTAACTGACTTTTCCAAGTTGCTGGAACCGATGCCATGGTTTGGACACTGATAGAACCGGGTGTCGCTATTGTTGCATCAAGTCTAGCTACCATCCGACCACTTCTTCGTGCTATGAGGATCAGAGGCTTCGAATCGACCGAAAACACTTATGGCACAGGCCACTCTGCCGCTGTCAGATCAAACGCAAACCGTTCCAAGCCCGGAATTCTGATTATGCCAGGCTTTGGCCCTGACGATGTCTCACTGACCAACATGGTATCACAAAACAACACGAACTCCCTGTCACACCCAAACGATATCGAAATCTTACCTCCTCGACACGTGGCCGACGGCCCTATCTCACCTGGTCAAGCGAGCATCGTTAAGAGCGAGATCCTGGTGATACAAGGCAATAGCTCGCCCCCATCGTCCTGGCAAAGTCGGAATGATCGCTCCGCTTCTAGCTCTTTCGACCAAATCCACGACCTCGAGGCATACAGCCAAGAACTCGAACGCGATAATATCAGGGGCAGAGGCAGATGAATGGAATTATGATATGATACCCAACGGAGATGGAAGAGCCAGATAGATAGCTATTCCTCTCTT from Fusarium oxysporum Fo47 chromosome III, complete sequence harbors:
- a CDS encoding major facilitator superfamily domain-containing protein; its protein translation is MFGKDVEKTPTRRQSSPCPSEGNPEDPQNLHHTISNTNAPPPVFDPESFDPPDGGFTAWSQVLAGVFINCLAWGYPASFGVYQLHYEESLGLPSSQISWIGSCQTFLTFAFCGPAGRLADAGYTRETVAFGSFLAILGTFMTSLCKEYWQIFLSQGVCTGIGLALLFMPAVTVVGSYFKAKKAFALALAATGTGLGSIIFPATLQYLIPQIGFPWAVRCAGFVALVLIVAANLILKPYLAPRKSGPLIEWEAFRELPYLLFVLGAFLNFYALYFGFFYINVYARNVIGFTAVEAVSLLLIVNAMSIPARPIMGYLADNILGPINAFLIGMTALSVMVYCWIGVKSVAGMYAFCVFFGFVNGACQGTFVGANASLTKDPRKMGTRFGMVQTISAFASLAGPPTAGAILDKSNGNFVYAQIWGGTVFLFGALMIASSRVASTGFVLMKKK
- a CDS encoding Alpha/Beta hydrolase protein yields the protein MADIAEDKSLGLTYASHQYGKHNRQKLGVWRFADRPAQTTGYWVVFIHGGAWRDPRNDENDFTESIKRIVISGAVAILDIAGFVSIDYRLSPHPDFPQESATVKHPDHLEDIWSALNYLQGKYELSNNYILVGHSAGATLAFQLLMSGDILASHPKGPLPIAIVGVSGIFDLVGLNDRHNGGYAGFIEAAFGDDKSAWEKASPARFGSSFKDNWASGKLAMLAWSAEDTLIDEPEIDNMASLLTEQGLKVEVNKHLRGEHDFVWQDGSQIARLVITTLHHLHRI